A portion of the Chloroflexota bacterium genome contains these proteins:
- the opgC gene encoding OpgC domain-containing protein, with protein sequence MVQLHGLAFPLKMIRVLPRAIPHDWSYSIAGKRDLRIDLLRGLAVFMMVVNHFGGASWLFLVTGGDAFFVSAAEAFVFISGLTMGMVYSGIALEEGLRAAQGKAIRRAWTLYKLTVVLTLLLANVSFLFRLPWVNAAAMDNPFTFTLNVLLLRQTMYLSDVMLLYTFLMLATPLALWLLHQRHTLVLVSGSSVLWLTFQIGHAQIPWQIVDNPTFNFAAWQLVFFIAMTLGYHREKIKRMLIGLPRAPVLILLGTFALLLLGLHRELDADSAMSVLFVKSAVAPGRLGAGFILFSFAYLTATLGWKPIWSALGWLLMPLGQNALYAYTIHVGVIAMWYIARMVLPAGVSMNAEVNTSVQLTAVLLIWAMIQKRFLFKHIPR encoded by the coding sequence ATGGTGCAACTACACGGGCTGGCATTTCCGCTCAAGATGATTCGCGTCTTGCCGCGTGCAATTCCGCACGATTGGTCATATTCCATCGCGGGCAAACGCGATTTGCGGATAGACCTCTTACGCGGATTGGCTGTTTTTATGATGGTCGTCAATCACTTTGGCGGCGCGTCGTGGCTTTTCCTCGTTACCGGCGGCGATGCTTTCTTCGTGTCGGCGGCGGAAGCATTCGTGTTCATTTCCGGTCTGACAATGGGCATGGTTTATAGTGGAATCGCGTTGGAAGAAGGATTGCGCGCGGCGCAGGGCAAGGCGATCAGACGGGCATGGACACTCTACAAACTTACGGTGGTGTTGACGTTGTTGCTCGCTAACGTTTCATTTCTCTTCCGCTTGCCCTGGGTCAACGCGGCGGCGATGGATAATCCCTTTACGTTTACCCTGAATGTGCTCCTGCTCCGGCAGACGATGTATTTGTCCGATGTGATGTTGTTGTACACCTTTCTGATGCTCGCCACGCCGCTTGCCTTGTGGTTGTTACATCAACGTCACACGCTTGTGTTGGTCAGCGGATCGAGCGTGCTGTGGCTAACGTTTCAAATCGGGCACGCGCAAATCCCCTGGCAGATCGTGGATAACCCGACATTCAATTTCGCGGCATGGCAACTGGTCTTTTTTATCGCGATGACGCTGGGTTATCATCGCGAAAAAATCAAACGGATGTTGATCGGCTTGCCACGCGCACCAGTGCTCATTCTGCTTGGCACGTTCGCGTTGCTGTTACTCGGCTTGCACCGGGAACTGGATGCGGATTCTGCCATGTCCGTGCTCTTTGTCAAAAGCGCGGTTGCGCCGGGACGACTGGGCGCAGGTTTTATTTTGTTTTCGTTCGCGTACCTCACGGCGACCTTGGGGTGGAAACCGATTTGGTCGGCGCTGGGTTGGCTGTTGATGCCACTCGGGCAGAACGCGCTCTACGCGTACACGATCCACGTTGGCGTGATCGCAATGTGGTACATCGCGCGGATGGTACTGCCGGCGGGAGTGAGTATGAACGCCGAGGTCAACACGAGCGTGCAGTTGACCGCGGTATTACTGATTTGGGCAATGATCCAAAAGAGATTTCTGTTTAAGCACATCCCGCGTTGA
- a CDS encoding bifunctional (p)ppGpp synthetase/guanosine-3',5'-bis(diphosphate) 3'-pyrophosphohydrolase encodes MLTKVRKYNPQADLGRIQRAYDLAATAHAGQMRSTGDPYVTHCVEVANILADLYLDEDTLIAGLLHDVPEDTSVTLETIQKEFGDTVAKRVDGVTKLSELRLGMGTEQTRAESLRKMFLAMAEDIRIVIIKLADRLHNMRTLYARPVEKQRKIARETMEIFAPLANRLGIYHLRRELEDLSLRYIDPAKYEEIEHLLAGDKDDQQAYIAQAITILRERLAEEGLESVEISGRPKHIYSIYNKMVRKRRDFNQIYDIRAIRIIVRDLRECYLVLGVVHSLWTPIPGEFDDFIAKAKDNMYQSLHTAVIGPAGKPLEVQIRTAEMHEIAEFGVAAHWRYKEPGAKHSAAFEEKINWMHQLMEWKQDIADARVFVDSLKTDIFQDQVYVFTPKGDIIEMAAGATPIDFAYQVHTEVGNRCRGAKVNGKIVPLDYRLKHGERVEILTAKKGGPSRDWLNPSLGLVRTARAREKIRNWFKHQERAEAISLGRELLERELRRIGFDIRNTNYDDVAKTFNFKNVDDFLEALGHADLSITTVSVKLLDAERAKHAPPVEPLPTRAPLIAKPPETKIAFDGVGNLLHHLARCCNPLPGDEVIGFITRGRGITIHRRDCKNMLNMDLERERVITVDWHKSDKAIYPVGVQIRAFDRAGLLHDISGVVAENGVNMSSANVMTSKDHIANITATLEISSADQLTRILAKIDRVPNVIEARRVTG; translated from the coding sequence AACCAAAGTTCGCAAATATAATCCGCAGGCGGATCTCGGGCGCATTCAGCGCGCGTACGATCTCGCCGCGACCGCGCACGCCGGGCAAATGCGTTCGACCGGCGATCCGTACGTGACCCACTGCGTCGAGGTCGCCAACATTCTCGCCGACTTGTATCTCGACGAAGATACGTTGATTGCCGGTCTGCTGCACGACGTGCCCGAAGATACGTCGGTGACGTTGGAGACGATTCAGAAAGAGTTTGGCGACACGGTCGCCAAACGCGTGGACGGCGTGACGAAACTTTCCGAATTACGCCTGGGAATGGGCACGGAACAAACGCGCGCCGAATCGCTCCGCAAAATGTTTCTCGCCATGGCGGAAGATATTCGCATCGTCATCATCAAACTCGCGGATCGCCTACACAACATGCGAACGTTGTACGCGCGCCCCGTGGAAAAGCAACGCAAGATCGCGCGCGAGACGATGGAAATTTTCGCGCCGCTCGCCAACCGTCTCGGCATCTACCACCTACGCCGCGAACTCGAAGACCTCTCGCTGCGCTACATTGATCCCGCCAAGTACGAGGAAATCGAACACCTGCTCGCCGGCGACAAGGACGACCAGCAAGCGTACATCGCGCAAGCCATCACCATCCTGCGCGAACGTCTCGCCGAAGAAGGACTCGAATCGGTTGAAATCAGCGGACGCCCCAAACACATCTACAGCATCTACAACAAGATGGTGCGCAAGCGCCGCGACTTTAATCAGATTTACGACATCCGCGCGATTCGCATCATCGTGCGCGATTTGCGCGAGTGCTATCTCGTCCTGGGTGTGGTCCACAGTTTGTGGACGCCGATTCCCGGCGAGTTCGACGATTTCATCGCCAAAGCCAAAGACAACATGTACCAATCGCTGCACACCGCGGTGATCGGTCCGGCGGGCAAGCCGCTCGAAGTGCAGATTCGCACGGCGGAGATGCACGAGATCGCGGAATTCGGCGTGGCGGCGCACTGGCGTTACAAAGAACCCGGCGCCAAGCACAGCGCGGCGTTCGAAGAAAAAATCAACTGGATGCACCAGTTGATGGAATGGAAACAAGACATCGCGGACGCGCGCGTCTTTGTGGATTCGCTCAAGACCGACATTTTCCAAGATCAAGTTTACGTGTTCACGCCCAAGGGCGACATTATCGAAATGGCGGCGGGCGCAACGCCGATTGATTTTGCGTATCAGGTTCACACCGAGGTGGGCAATCGTTGTCGCGGCGCGAAGGTGAACGGCAAAATCGTCCCGCTCGATTACCGGCTCAAGCACGGCGAACGCGTCGAAATTCTCACCGCGAAAAAAGGCGGTCCCAGCCGCGATTGGCTCAATCCCAGTCTGGGTCTCGTCCGCACCGCGCGCGCGCGCGAAAAAATTCGCAACTGGTTCAAGCATCAAGAGCGCGCCGAGGCGATCTCGCTTGGGCGCGAATTGCTCGAACGCGAACTACGGCGCATCGGTTTCGATATTCGCAACACGAATTACGACGACGTCGCCAAGACGTTCAACTTTAAGAACGTAGACGATTTTCTCGAGGCGCTCGGTCACGCGGACTTGAGCATCACGACCGTGAGCGTCAAACTGCTCGACGCCGAACGCGCCAAGCACGCCCCGCCGGTCGAGCCGTTGCCGACGCGCGCGCCCCTGATCGCGAAACCGCCAGAAACAAAAATCGCGTTCGACGGCGTCGGCAACCTGCTGCATCACCTTGCCCGTTGTTGCAATCCGCTGCCGGGCGATGAAGTGATCGGCTTTATCACGCGCGGACGTGGCATCACGATCCATCGTCGCGATTGCAAGAACATGTTGAACATGGATTTGGAACGCGAGCGCGTGATCACGGTGGACTGGCACAAATCGGACAAAGCGATCTATCCGGTCGGCGTGCAGATTCGCGCGTTTGATCGCGCGGGTTTGTTGCACGATATTTCCGGCGTCGTCGCAGAGAACGGCGTCAACATGAGTTCGGCGAATGTCATGACGAGCAAGGATCACATCGCGAACATTACCGCGACGTTGGAGATTTCGAGCGCGGACCAACTGACGCGCATCCTCGCGAAAATTGACCGCGTGCCAAACGTCATCGAAGCGCGGCGCGTGACAGGATAA